A region of Vanessa cardui chromosome 1, ilVanCard2.1, whole genome shotgun sequence DNA encodes the following proteins:
- the LOC124540543 gene encoding uncharacterized protein LOC124540543, whose amino-acid sequence MFINIAYKDAPELSTLRRSSSEVDLSVEKLLLVNPNCPVRIMLEYIRKKCRLGVFTHFDLCDENGILKGLFSMPTYVYATDQFEHKKTYYVIVIKQESDKRLSVLPQINHENKIYLDLKTKLQKYLAVGDITPVPSPPVGPTPLPDKVSPALSKAPAPKQNVKKK is encoded by the exons atgttCATTAACATCGCGTACAAGGACGCCCCGGAGCTGTCGACTCTGAGGCGTAGTTCTTCCGAAGTAGATCTCTCAGTTGAGAAACTGTTGTTAGTTAATCCAAACTGCCCGGTACGAATAATGCTTGAATATATACGAAAGAAATGTCGACTTGGTGTTTTCACACATTTCGACTTGTGTGATGAGAACGGTATTTTGAAAGGTCTTTTTAGCATGCCCACCTATGTGTACGCAACGGATCAGTTTGAACACAAAAAAACATACTATGTTATCGTGATAAAGCAA GAAAGCGACAAAAGATTATCCGTGCTGCCTCAAATTAATCACGAAAACAAAATCTACTTGGATCTGAAGACGAAATTGCAGAAATATCTAGCTGTGGGTGATATAACCCCCGTGCCCTCACCGCCCGTGGGACCAACTCCACTCCCGGATAAAGTTAGCCCAGCATTAAGTAAAGCACCCGCACCTAAGCAGAATGTAAAGAAGAAGTAA
- the LOC124540285 gene encoding uncharacterized protein LOC124540285 isoform X2 → MSSHVSMEWKTDTIFQFLNLYQKEPSLWNTTSMEHKNKDDTYDAWNRIKQQLGDRNIPIKEIKRKRDNLMSTYRRLRGKVEKSRLTAGEEEIYKPDWPFYNFMATFLDDMYNPRKLPCPDSSVTTYIKEDSNSECNEEEYLKKEIITAAKTPKRRKVQSSDKIEDSDCLKQINKKIDPDIEECVLYTQLLCKKLKSLKESTREIAMLEIDRYIYNLKQQEKSNLVLVPPTLMPVEGQYSPRYQLSPRSEYSSVSQQSPEYKPEFSINLSPYPMNSSHQQSEEQSNESQPTSGSESSHLPS, encoded by the exons ATGTCGAGCCACGTTAGTATGGAATGGAAAACAGATACAATATTccaatttttaaatctatatcaaAAAGAACCATCACTATGGAACACGACGTCTATGGAACATAAGAATAAAGATGACACTTACGACGCGTGGAATAGAATCAAACAGCAATTAGGAGACAGGAATATAccaattaaagaaattaagagaAAGAGAGACAATTTAATGTCTACGTACAGGAGACTAAGAGGCAAAGTTGAAAAGTCTAGATTGACAGCCGGAGAAGAGGAAATATACAAACCAGACTGGCCCTTCTATAACTTTATGGCGACGTTTCTTGACGATATGTATAACCCGAGAAAGTTGCCATGTCCCGAC TCCTCTGTAACAACATATATTAAAGAAGATTCTAATTCAGAGTGCAATGAAGAAGAATatcttaaaaaagaaataataacagCAGCGAAAACACCTAAGCGACGAAAGGTACAAAGTTCTGATAAAATCGAGGACAGCGAttgtttgaaacaaataaacaaaaaaattgatcCAGACATAGAAGAATGTGTTCTATATACTCAATTGTTATGCAAGAAGCTGAAATCATTAAAAGAGAGTACGCGTGAGATAGCAATGCTGGAAATCGatagatatatttacaatttaaaacaacaagAAAAGTCAAATCTGGTTCTGGTTCCGCCGACGTTAATGCCTGTAGAAGGACAATATTCGCCGAGATATCAGCTGTCACCGCGTTCTGAGTATTCGTCAGTATCACAGCAGTCACCAGAATATAAGCCAGAATTCTCAATAAATCTGTCACCGTATCCTATGAATTCTTCTCACCAGCAGTCCGAGGAACAGTCTAATGAATCGCAACCAACGTCAGGCTCAGAAAGTTCTCATTTACCATCCTGA
- the LOC124540285 gene encoding uncharacterized protein LOC124540285 isoform X1 translates to MSSHVSMEWKTDTIFQFLNLYQKEPSLWNTTSMEHKNKDDTYDAWNRIKQQLGDRNIPIKEIKRKRDNLMSTYRRLRGKVEKSRLTAGEEEIYKPDWPFYNFMATFLDDMYNPRKLPCPDVSISSVTTYIKEDSNSECNEEEYLKKEIITAAKTPKRRKVQSSDKIEDSDCLKQINKKIDPDIEECVLYTQLLCKKLKSLKESTREIAMLEIDRYIYNLKQQEKSNLVLVPPTLMPVEGQYSPRYQLSPRSEYSSVSQQSPEYKPEFSINLSPYPMNSSHQQSEEQSNESQPTSGSESSHLPS, encoded by the exons ATGTCGAGCCACGTTAGTATGGAATGGAAAACAGATACAATATTccaatttttaaatctatatcaaAAAGAACCATCACTATGGAACACGACGTCTATGGAACATAAGAATAAAGATGACACTTACGACGCGTGGAATAGAATCAAACAGCAATTAGGAGACAGGAATATAccaattaaagaaattaagagaAAGAGAGACAATTTAATGTCTACGTACAGGAGACTAAGAGGCAAAGTTGAAAAGTCTAGATTGACAGCCGGAGAAGAGGAAATATACAAACCAGACTGGCCCTTCTATAACTTTATGGCGACGTTTCTTGACGATATGTATAACCCGAGAAAGTTGCCATGTCCCGACGTGAGTATC TCCTCTGTAACAACATATATTAAAGAAGATTCTAATTCAGAGTGCAATGAAGAAGAATatcttaaaaaagaaataataacagCAGCGAAAACACCTAAGCGACGAAAGGTACAAAGTTCTGATAAAATCGAGGACAGCGAttgtttgaaacaaataaacaaaaaaattgatcCAGACATAGAAGAATGTGTTCTATATACTCAATTGTTATGCAAGAAGCTGAAATCATTAAAAGAGAGTACGCGTGAGATAGCAATGCTGGAAATCGatagatatatttacaatttaaaacaacaagAAAAGTCAAATCTGGTTCTGGTTCCGCCGACGTTAATGCCTGTAGAAGGACAATATTCGCCGAGATATCAGCTGTCACCGCGTTCTGAGTATTCGTCAGTATCACAGCAGTCACCAGAATATAAGCCAGAATTCTCAATAAATCTGTCACCGTATCCTATGAATTCTTCTCACCAGCAGTCCGAGGAACAGTCTAATGAATCGCAACCAACGTCAGGCTCAGAAAGTTCTCATTTACCATCCTGA
- the LOC124540412 gene encoding uncharacterized protein LOC124540412 — protein MSTKKSIKWSDNIMSRFLELYQQYECLWNNNTEVYKNRDARESAIQKIINELNLKMTEADIKNKIKSIRTMYRRELLLIIKSKKSGAAPDDVYRPRLNWFNQADSFLRAVTVARESISSSDINDFAGGDIESTIEDPLLTSESIETSEFVRPSSSQSQPPQVIPATFRKRKKDTVNESINKLHKISSPKKQELDEFDYFGKFVTAQLRKMPEYDAILCQEEMHSIMRKYRLRLLSGSLNSSPSMSPSDHSVSTNPSPPPPQIHIKNEIE, from the exons ATGTCAACGAAAAAGTCAATCAAGTGGTCTGATAACATCATGTCACGATTCTTGGAACTGTATCAACAATACGAGTGTCTGTGGAACAATAACACCGAAGTGTACAAAAATCGGGACGCCCGAGAATCGGCCATACAGAAAATTATTAACGAGTTGAATTTGAAAATGACCGAAGCtgatattaagaataaaattaaaagtatccGCACCATGTACAGGAGAGAACTGCTTTTAATCATCAAGTCTAAGAAGAGTGGCGCTGCCCCCGACGACGTTTACAGGCCGAGACTGAATTGGTTCAATCAAGCTGATTCGTTTTTGAGGGCTGTCACTGTAGCTAGAGAAAGTATTTCAAGTTCA GATATCAACGATTTTGCTGGAGGAGATATTGAATCAACTATTGAAGACCCATTACTAACGTCGGAATCAATAGAAACAAGTGAATTTGTTCGCCCCAGCTCATCCCAGTCGCAACCACCACAAGTAATCCCAGCAACATTTCGTAAACGCAAGAAAGACACTGTTAACGAAAGTATTaacaaattacacaaaatatcCAGTCCCAAGAAACAGGAATTGGACGAATTTGATTATTTCGGAAAGTTCGTCACTGCACAGTTACGGAAAATGCCTGAATATGACGCCATTTTGTGTCAGGAAGAAATGCACAGTATTATGAGGAAGTATAGGCTACGTTTACTCTCTGGATCTTTGAACAGTTCACCCTCTATGTCTCCTTCAGATCACAGTGTATCGACGAATCCTTCACCGCCGCCTccacaaatacatataaaaaatgaaatagaataa